Proteins encoded together in one Vigna angularis cultivar LongXiaoDou No.4 chromosome 5, ASM1680809v1, whole genome shotgun sequence window:
- the LOC108339264 gene encoding probable terpene synthase 2, whose product MSMVSSSSSSLPVFPHDAKPNSNFTRQIAAFHPSIWGDYFLSYDSTFHEDDSDIQQVTKLKEYVRKIIVSPVFKDILFKLNIINSVQRLGVSYHFEHEIDEALHQIYEISTKENNIISYNDDLHHLALLFRLLRQQGYRISSDVFCKFKDQAGKFKESIVNDVEGMLSLYEASQLRFHGEEILEEAYSFTLIELTKSLTTKLSPFLSGLVHHSIGQAFRKGMPRLEARYYISFYQQDPSHNECLLTFAKLDFNMLQKLHQKEVSSVTKWWVKDLNVSTNFPFVRDRIVEGCFWIVGVYYEPQYCLARRILRKVIAISSIIDDVYDAYGTIDELEIFTDAIERWDISSLVDLPEYMRLCYKELLDIFEETEQQLRKRGKENFVKYAQKEMKRLVQAYLIEARWFNSNHTPTVEEYMEIATMSCGYAMLTTVSFLGMEDTTEEVLIWATSHPKIIEAASIICRLMDDIVGSEFEHERGHVVSSVDCYMKQYNSSRQNAIKELYKLVESGWKDINEECLNPTQVPMKFLMRVLNLARMMDVLYKEQDNYTHSGGIMKDYIKALLVNKVPLQIS is encoded by the exons ATGTCTATggtatcatcatcatcatcatcacttcCTGTTTTCCCCCACGATGCCAAACCCAACTCAAACTTCACTCGACAAATTGCAGCTTTTCATCCTTCCATTTGGGGGGATTATTTCCTTTCCTATGATTCTACTTTTCAT GAAGATGACAGCGACATCCAACaagttacaaaattaaaagaatatgtgAGGAAGATTATTGTCTCTCCTGTTTTTAAGGATATCCTCTTTAAATTAAACATCATCAACTCAGTCCAACGTTTGGGTGTTTCTTATCATTTTGAACATGAAATCGATGAGGCATTGCATCaaatttatgagatttcaaCAAAGGAGAACAATATAATAAGTTACAAtgatgatcttcatcatctcgCTTTACTCTTCCGGTTGCTTAGACAGCAAGGATATCGTATTTCGTCGG ATGTATTTTGCAAATTCAAGGACCAAGCAGGAAAGTTTAAGGAAAGCATTGTGAATGACGTAGAAGGAATGCTGAGTTTGTATGAAGCATCCCAATTAAGATTCCATGGAGAAGAGATACTGGAAGAGGCATATAGTTTCACTCTCATTGAGTTAACTAAGTCATTAACTACCAAATTAAGCCCCTTTCTTTCTGGGTTAGTGCACCATAGCATAGGACAAGCATTTCGCAAGGGAATGCCTAGGTTGGAGGCAAGATATTATATATCTTTCTACCAACAAGATCCTTCACATAATGAATGTTTATTAACCTTTGCAAAACTAGACTTTAATATGTTGCAGAAGCTCCATCAAAAAGAAGTCAGCAGCGTGACCAA GTGGTGGGTTAAGGATTTGAATGTCTCGACCAATTTTCCGTTTGTACGAGATAGGATTGTAGAAGGTTGCTTTTGGATTGTTGGAGTCTATTATGAGCCGCAGTATTGTCTTGCTAGAAGAATACTGAGAAAAGTAATAGCCAtatcatccatcattgatgatGTGTATGATGCCTATGGAACCATTGATGAACTAGAGATATTTACCGATGCAATAGAAAG GTGGGATATCTCCTCATTAGTTGATCTCCCAGAATATATGAGATTATGTTACAAGGAACTTTTGGATATTTTTGAAGAAACAGAGCAGCAGTTGAGAAAGCGGGGAAAAGAAAACTTCGTCAAGTATGCACAAAAAGAA ATGAAAAGACTAGTCCAGGCATACCTTATTGAGGCAAGGTGGTTTAATTCCAACCACACACCAACTGTAGAGGAGTACATGGAGATTGCAACTATGTCATGTGGTTATGCTATGTTGACAACTGTATCTTTCTTGGGCATGGAAGACACGACAGAGGAGGTCCTCATATGGGCAACGAGCCACCCAAAAATAATTGAAGCTGCTTCAATTATTTGTAGGCTCATGGACGACATTGTTGGCAGTGAG TTTGAGCATGAAAGAGGGCACGTTGTGTCAAGCGTAGATTGCTATATGAAGCAATATAATAGTTCAAGGCAAAATGCGATTAAAGAACTGTATAAGTTGGTGGAGAGTGGTTGGAAGGATATTAATGAGGAATGTCTTAATCCTACTCAAGTACCAATGAAGTTTCTCATGCGTGTTCTCAATCTTGCACGAATGATGGACGTCCTTTACAAAGAACAAGATAATTATACACATTCAGGAGGAATAATGAAAGATTATATCAAAGCTTTACTAGTTAATAAGGTGCCCTTGCAAATAAGCTAA